In Gammaproteobacteria bacterium, a genomic segment contains:
- a CDS encoding MFS transporter, with amino-acid sequence MSAPGQTVGVSVFTDFLIEAHGLSRNLLSLAYLVGTIGSALLLSRVGRAYDRHGGRWLAVGAALMLALVLAGLSVSPIASTALTSLLPESYSGAAAFLVMTIGFFLLRFFGQGALTLASRNMAMEWFEKRRGLANAVLGVSVAFGFSSTPRVLEALIQHGGWQWAWRMLALVLAGFALFAFITFRARPEDHGLRPDGNLALKARKTHAETDAGRSFTLAEARRTYSFWVFALSAVLCGLLLTACTFHVVSIFGEAGISRERAVGVFIPAAFIAVSFEFVGSWLSDYIKLKYLAMVQMAGIVVLSLALATLTETRSMLLVIIGIGMMQGMFGITSSLAWPRFFGRQHLGAISGFVMSLVVAGTAIGPYLFSFIHDVFGSYAPAATACAVFSAALLLAAIRAERPQ; translated from the coding sequence ATGAGCGCGCCGGGCCAGACCGTGGGCGTCTCGGTGTTCACCGATTTCCTGATCGAGGCGCACGGACTGTCGCGCAATCTGCTGAGCCTGGCCTATCTGGTGGGCACCATCGGCAGCGCGCTGCTGCTGTCGCGCGTCGGACGCGCTTACGACCGCCATGGTGGGCGCTGGCTGGCGGTCGGTGCCGCATTGATGCTCGCGCTGGTCCTGGCCGGCCTGAGCGTGTCGCCGATCGCAAGCACCGCCCTCACCTCGCTGCTTCCCGAAAGCTATTCCGGGGCTGCCGCCTTCCTGGTCATGACGATCGGCTTTTTCCTGCTGCGCTTCTTCGGGCAGGGCGCCCTGACTCTGGCTTCGCGCAACATGGCGATGGAGTGGTTCGAGAAACGTCGCGGCCTCGCTAATGCCGTGCTCGGCGTCTCGGTGGCATTCGGCTTCTCGTCGACACCGCGGGTTCTCGAAGCGCTGATTCAGCACGGCGGCTGGCAATGGGCGTGGCGGATGCTGGCGCTGGTGCTCGCCGGATTCGCGCTGTTCGCATTCATCACCTTCCGTGCGCGACCCGAGGACCACGGTCTGCGGCCCGACGGCAATCTCGCGCTCAAGGCGCGCAAGACCCATGCGGAAACCGATGCCGGGCGTTCGTTCACGCTGGCCGAGGCACGCCGAACCTACAGCTTCTGGGTGTTCGCGCTGAGCGCGGTGCTCTGCGGCCTGCTGCTCACCGCCTGCACCTTCCACGTGGTATCGATCTTCGGCGAAGCCGGCATCAGCCGCGAACGCGCGGTCGGCGTCTTCATCCCGGCCGCCTTCATTGCCGTGAGCTTTGAGTTCGTCGGAAGCTGGCTCAGCGACTACATCAAGCTCAAATACCTGGCGATGGTGCAGATGGCCGGCATCGTGGTGCTGTCCCTGGCGCTTGCCACGCTGACCGAAACCCGGTCGATGCTGCTGGTGATCATCGGCATCGGCATGATGCAGGGCATGTTCGGCATCACCTCCAGCCTGGCCTGGCCACGCTTCTTCGGGCGACAGCACCTCGGCGCAATCTCCGGGTTCGTGATGTCGCTGGTGGTTGCCGGCACCGCGATCGGCCCTTACCTGTTCAGCTTCATTCACGATGTTTTCGGCAGCTACGCGCCCGCGGCCACAGCCTGCGCCGTATTCAGTGCTGCACTGCTGCTCGCAGCGATACGCGCTGAGCGTCCGCAGTAG
- the imuA gene encoding translesion DNA synthesis-associated protein ImuA, translating to MSREQALAALLDDPKLWRGGEHAGLRTEATGHPDFDRLLPGGGWPVGALSELLLPHPGVGELQLVLPWLARLTQAGGRAALVGPPHLPYAPALADAGVVLSRLLVVNPESEGARHWAAEQLLRAACFGTVLAWPGRLDGQDLRRLQLAAETGHAIGILFRDLGQESQASPAALRIRLEPVAGGLSARILKCRGRVPSQPFRWAA from the coding sequence ATGAGTCGTGAACAAGCGCTGGCCGCGCTGCTCGACGACCCGAAGCTGTGGCGCGGCGGCGAACACGCCGGTCTGCGCACCGAGGCCACCGGGCACCCCGATTTCGATCGTTTGTTGCCCGGCGGTGGCTGGCCGGTGGGTGCGCTGAGCGAGTTGTTGCTGCCGCACCCGGGCGTTGGCGAGTTGCAACTGGTGCTGCCCTGGCTTGCGCGCCTGACGCAGGCCGGCGGCCGTGCGGCTCTGGTTGGTCCGCCGCACCTGCCGTACGCGCCTGCATTGGCCGACGCCGGCGTCGTGCTGTCGAGGTTGCTGGTCGTGAATCCCGAAAGTGAAGGTGCCCGTCACTGGGCGGCGGAGCAGCTGTTGCGTGCGGCCTGTTTCGGCACGGTGCTGGCCTGGCCGGGGCGGCTCGACGGGCAGGACCTGCGCCGCTTGCAGCTGGCAGCAGAAACCGGCCACGCTATCGGCATTCTGTTCCGGGATCTCGGCCAGGAATCGCAGGCATCGCCTGCGGCTCTGCGTATCCGGCTTGAGCCGGTGGCCGGTGGCCTCAGTGCCCGCATTCTCAAGTGCCGCGGCCGAGTGCCCAGTCAGCCGTTTCGGTGGGCGGCGTGA
- a CDS encoding long-chain-fatty-acid--CoA ligase codes for MEKVWLKEYPPGIPAEIDSSAYNSVVDLVEKSIARFREKPAFENLDHSISYDELDRLTQDFASYLQNVLGLDKGDRVAIMMPNLLQYPVALFGVLRAGMVVVNVNPLYTPRELEHQLNDAGVRAIVIVENFCTTLQKVIGQTKVEHVITTQIGDLLPFPKRSLINLVVKRVKKMVPAWDIPGTIPLRTALARGKAQAYKRVALTHEDIAFLQYTGGTTGLSKGAILSHGNIVSNVLQARTWIGDLAKDGQEIIITALPLYHIFALTANCLVYFIVGAKGVLITNPRDMPGFVKELAKHRFTAFTGVNTLFNGLLNTPGFSELDFSSLKMTLGGGAAVQEAVAKRWAEVTGKPLSEAYGLTETSPAVTINPFNKPDYNGTIGVPLPSTDVSLRDDDDNIVPTGEPGELCVKGPQVMQGYWNRPEDNAKSFTADGYFRTGDVAVMDDKGYFKIVDRKKDMIIVSGFNVFPNEIEGVVAMHPGVLECACVGVPDTKSGEAVKVFVVKKDPDLTVETLKTYCKERLTGYKVPKLVEFREELPKSNVGKILRKELRE; via the coding sequence GTGGAAAAAGTCTGGCTCAAGGAATATCCGCCCGGCATACCGGCCGAAATCGACAGTTCGGCCTACAACTCGGTGGTGGACCTGGTCGAGAAAAGCATCGCCCGCTTTCGGGAAAAGCCGGCGTTCGAAAATCTCGATCACAGCATCAGCTATGACGAGCTCGATCGGCTGACCCAGGACTTCGCATCCTATCTGCAGAATGTGCTGGGTCTGGACAAGGGTGATCGCGTCGCGATCATGATGCCCAACCTGCTGCAGTATCCGGTTGCCCTGTTCGGCGTGCTGCGCGCCGGCATGGTGGTGGTCAACGTCAACCCGCTGTATACCCCGCGCGAACTCGAGCATCAGCTCAATGACGCCGGCGTGCGCGCGATCGTGATCGTCGAGAATTTCTGCACGACGCTGCAGAAGGTCATCGGCCAGACCAAGGTCGAGCACGTGATCACCACGCAGATCGGCGACCTGCTGCCCTTCCCCAAGCGCAGTCTGATCAATCTGGTGGTCAAGCGCGTCAAGAAGATGGTGCCCGCCTGGGACATTCCCGGCACGATTCCGCTGCGTACGGCACTGGCACGCGGCAAGGCGCAAGCCTACAAGCGCGTTGCCTTGACCCATGAAGACATCGCCTTTCTGCAGTACACCGGCGGCACCACCGGACTCTCCAAGGGCGCGATTCTGAGCCACGGCAATATCGTCTCCAATGTATTGCAGGCCCGCACCTGGATCGGCGATCTCGCCAAAGACGGCCAGGAAATCATCATCACCGCGCTGCCGCTCTACCATATCTTCGCCTTGACGGCGAACTGTCTGGTTTACTTCATCGTCGGCGCCAAGGGCGTGCTGATCACCAATCCGCGCGACATGCCGGGCTTCGTCAAGGAACTGGCCAAGCACCGCTTCACCGCGTTCACCGGTGTCAACACCCTGTTCAACGGACTGCTCAACACGCCGGGATTTTCCGAGTTGGACTTTTCCTCGCTGAAGATGACGCTGGGCGGCGGCGCCGCCGTGCAGGAAGCGGTCGCGAAGCGTTGGGCGGAGGTCACCGGCAAACCGCTGTCTGAAGCCTATGGCCTGACCGAGACTTCTCCGGCGGTCACCATCAATCCGTTCAACAAGCCGGACTACAACGGCACCATCGGTGTTCCGCTGCCGTCCACGGACGTGTCGCTACGCGACGATGATGACAACATCGTGCCGACCGGGGAACCCGGAGAGTTGTGCGTCAAGGGTCCGCAGGTCATGCAGGGCTACTGGAACCGGCCCGAAGACAATGCCAAGTCGTTCACCGCCGATGGCTACTTCCGCACCGGCGATGTCGCGGTGATGGACGACAAGGGCTACTTCAAGATCGTCGACCGCAAGAAGGACATGATCATCGTATCCGGCTTCAATGTGTTCCCGAACGAGATCGAAGGCGTGGTGGCGATGCATCCCGGCGTGCTGGAATGCGCCTGCGTCGGTGTGCCGGATACCAAGTCCGGCGAGGCGGTCAAGGTCTTCGTGGTAAAGAAGGACCCGGACCTGACGGTCGAAACACTCAAGACCTACTGCAAGGAAAGACTCACCGGCTACAAGGTGCCGAAACTCGTCGAATTCCGTGAGGAATTGCCGAAATCGAACGTCGGCAAGATCCTGCGCAAGGAACTGCGGGAATAG
- a CDS encoding SPFH/Band 7/PHB domain protein, translating into MDMGTIVAVVVGVFLLVTAWRGVVTVPQGTEYTIERFGRYRATFGPGFHWLVPYVDRIGHRISMMEQVLDVPSQEVITKDNAMVGVDGVVFFQVLDAPKAAYEVHNLQNAILNLTMTNLRTVMGSMDLDSLLSQRDHINAQLLTVVDDATTPWGLKVTRVEIKDIRPPADLVDAMARQMKAERLKRASILEAEGARQSAILKAEGERQAQILAAEGEKQEQILEAEGRKEAAFRDAEARERAAEAEANATTMVSQAIEKGNIQAINYFVANNYIEALRMIATSPNEKLVLMPLEASNVIGALGGITELTKKLGGGGGQ; encoded by the coding sequence ATGGACATGGGCACAATCGTGGCGGTCGTGGTCGGGGTCTTTCTGCTGGTCACTGCCTGGCGCGGCGTGGTCACGGTGCCGCAGGGCACGGAGTACACGATCGAGCGTTTCGGCCGCTATCGCGCCACCTTCGGTCCGGGCTTCCACTGGCTGGTGCCGTATGTGGATCGCATCGGCCACCGCATCAGCATGATGGAGCAGGTGTTGGACGTGCCCTCGCAGGAAGTCATCACCAAGGACAACGCCATGGTCGGGGTCGACGGCGTGGTGTTCTTCCAGGTGCTGGACGCGCCCAAGGCGGCCTACGAGGTACACAACCTGCAGAACGCGATCCTCAATCTGACGATGACCAATCTGCGCACCGTCATGGGCTCGATGGACCTGGATTCGCTGCTGTCCCAGCGCGATCACATCAACGCGCAGCTACTGACTGTGGTCGACGACGCCACCACGCCCTGGGGCCTCAAGGTGACACGCGTGGAGATCAAGGACATCCGGCCGCCGGCCGATCTGGTCGACGCGATGGCGCGGCAGATGAAGGCGGAGCGTCTCAAGCGGGCCTCGATACTCGAAGCCGAAGGCGCGCGCCAGTCCGCCATCCTCAAGGCCGAGGGCGAGCGTCAGGCGCAGATTCTGGCCGCCGAAGGTGAGAAACAGGAGCAGATCCTGGAAGCCGAAGGTCGCAAGGAAGCCGCGTTCCGCGACGCCGAGGCACGCGAGCGTGCGGCCGAGGCCGAAGCCAACGCGACCACGATGGTCTCGCAGGCGATCGAGAAGGGCAATATCCAGGCGATCAACTATTTCGTGGCCAACAACTACATCGAGGCGCTGCGCATGATCGCCACCAGCCCCAACGAAAAGCTGGTGCTGATGCCGCTGGAGGCGAGCAATGTGATCGGCGCCCTGGGCGGCATCACCGAATTGACCAAGAAGCTCGGTGGCGGAGGCGGGCAGTGA
- a CDS encoding winged helix-turn-helix domain-containing protein, translated as MNAPESAPDTAAGGHADPLLWRFDRFVYDEARRILIRDGRELVLQRKPLDVLAFLLHHAGEVVTKDELAQALWTRTVVDDAVIAKAVGKLRAALGDSEREIIRTVLGIGFQLVAPVQLEARRSEPIQRLALKPGDSPPGREHWCLERCLGRGGYGEVWLVRHRHTKETRAYKFALDATALSALKREITLFRLLRETLGERPDIQPLLDWNVSVPPFFLESPYLADGSLPQWAEAQGGLSRVPLATRLDMAAQVADALAAIHAVGVLHKDLKPANVIVESLPSGQLQCRLSDFGTGRVLDAAQLEQCGITRLGFTQAAQDASGSSGTPMYLPPEALAGQPLTLKSDLYALGVMLYQMIVGDFSKPLASGWARDIDDELLREDVAACVDGDPERRLGDAAQLALRLRSLDERQRQRLEAIEQARAAEAMRRRLEALHQRWRWTVSISAALALGLASTLVFYMKARHATELAAQQTRLAERQARVAEIVSDFLRKDLLAGANPELTGQQPLSVRELVDAAAQAARRRFAEEPGLEAALRTTLGQLYRGLADYRQSRLELEQAVALLQRQGAGAAMELAAARLALGETLLAQTEYAQASTVFDDVIRMSDTGLVGAEPGLAARISRAEAQTQLGQVEQSLIVLGALVRQIEAAGGTGDALWLQAQEHRGNALLRSGRTEASLSVFEDVSQRTVERYGGDHLRSVAAQIDLGAVLIANARSEAAIPVLAAARDAALATVGPSHYEALRAVLYLARAHFQLDQDATARRLLEAALPHAQANFGEASRLSRLIRNDLANVAGDQGRFDEALAQYDKLIESWQQELGADTYRRHFERFSIEFNVAATLNQAQRWSESSARLRPVLDDARELFGDMDARSLGMSLVLAEALMHTGDSVSEAAELLDRMIAQLSGVPDRAAQTTLERARALRAQLAG; from the coding sequence GTGAACGCGCCAGAATCAGCGCCTGACACTGCAGCAGGGGGCCACGCCGACCCCTTGCTGTGGCGTTTCGACCGCTTCGTCTACGACGAGGCGCGGCGGATCCTGATTCGCGACGGACGGGAACTCGTACTGCAACGCAAGCCTTTGGATGTCCTGGCGTTCCTGCTGCACCATGCCGGTGAAGTGGTCACCAAGGACGAACTGGCACAAGCACTGTGGACCCGCACCGTGGTCGACGACGCGGTCATCGCCAAGGCGGTCGGCAAACTGCGCGCCGCGCTCGGCGACAGCGAGCGCGAAATCATCCGAACCGTGCTCGGTATCGGCTTTCAGTTGGTGGCCCCGGTGCAGCTCGAGGCCCGGCGCAGCGAACCGATTCAGCGACTGGCCCTCAAACCCGGAGACAGCCCGCCCGGCCGCGAGCACTGGTGCCTGGAACGCTGTCTCGGCCGTGGCGGCTACGGCGAGGTCTGGTTGGTGCGGCACCGTCACACCAAGGAGACGCGTGCCTACAAGTTCGCGCTCGATGCCACGGCGCTGAGCGCGCTCAAACGCGAGATCACGCTGTTCCGGCTGCTGCGCGAAACGCTAGGCGAGCGGCCGGACATCCAGCCCTTGCTGGACTGGAACGTCTCGGTGCCGCCGTTCTTTCTGGAATCACCCTATCTCGCCGACGGCAGCCTCCCGCAATGGGCCGAAGCGCAGGGCGGGCTGTCCCGGGTGCCGCTGGCGACGCGGCTGGACATGGCGGCACAAGTCGCCGACGCGCTTGCGGCGATTCATGCCGTGGGCGTACTGCACAAGGATCTCAAGCCGGCCAACGTGATCGTCGAGTCCCTGCCGAGCGGGCAGCTGCAATGCAGGCTCTCGGATTTCGGCACCGGCCGGGTACTCGATGCGGCGCAGCTCGAACAATGCGGCATCACGCGCCTGGGATTCACGCAAGCGGCGCAGGACGCGTCCGGCAGCAGCGGGACGCCGATGTACCTGCCGCCGGAGGCGCTGGCCGGCCAGCCCTTGACGCTCAAGTCCGACCTCTATGCTCTGGGCGTCATGCTGTATCAGATGATCGTCGGCGATTTCAGCAAGCCGCTGGCGTCGGGCTGGGCACGCGATATCGACGACGAACTGCTGCGCGAGGATGTAGCGGCCTGCGTCGATGGCGACCCGGAGCGCCGGCTCGGCGATGCCGCCCAGCTCGCGCTGCGCCTGCGCAGCCTGGACGAACGGCAGCGCCAGCGGCTCGAGGCCATCGAGCAGGCGCGGGCCGCCGAAGCCATGCGCCGCCGGCTCGAAGCCCTGCATCAGCGCTGGCGCTGGACGGTCAGCATCAGCGCCGCGCTGGCGCTGGGCCTGGCATCCACGCTGGTGTTTTACATGAAGGCACGCCACGCCACCGAGCTTGCGGCGCAACAGACCCGCCTCGCCGAGCGTCAGGCGCGCGTGGCCGAAATCGTGAGCGACTTCCTGCGCAAGGATCTTCTGGCCGGCGCCAATCCGGAACTCACGGGACAGCAGCCCTTGAGCGTGCGCGAGCTGGTCGATGCCGCTGCGCAAGCGGCGCGACGGCGTTTCGCCGAAGAACCGGGACTGGAAGCTGCCTTGCGTACCACGCTTGGGCAGCTTTATCGGGGGCTCGCGGACTATCGGCAATCCCGCCTTGAACTGGAGCAGGCGGTGGCGCTGCTGCAACGGCAGGGCGCGGGCGCCGCGATGGAGCTTGCGGCTGCAAGGCTGGCACTGGGCGAGACGCTACTCGCCCAGACCGAATACGCGCAGGCCTCGACGGTCTTCGACGACGTGATTCGGATGTCCGACACTGGTCTGGTCGGCGCCGAGCCTGGGCTGGCCGCGCGGATCAGTCGTGCCGAGGCGCAAACCCAGCTCGGGCAGGTCGAGCAATCGCTCATCGTGCTTGGCGCGCTGGTGCGGCAGATCGAGGCGGCCGGTGGCACCGGCGATGCGCTGTGGTTGCAGGCCCAGGAGCATCGCGGCAACGCATTGCTGCGCTCGGGCCGGACAGAGGCGTCGCTGTCCGTGTTCGAAGACGTTTCGCAGCGCACCGTCGAGCGCTACGGGGGCGATCACCTACGCAGTGTCGCGGCGCAGATCGATCTCGGCGCGGTCCTGATCGCCAATGCCCGGTCCGAGGCAGCGATTCCGGTGCTGGCTGCCGCCCGTGATGCGGCGCTGGCCACGGTGGGACCGTCCCACTACGAAGCCCTGCGCGCCGTGTTGTATCTGGCGCGCGCCCATTTCCAGCTGGATCAGGATGCCACGGCCCGGCGGTTGCTCGAAGCCGCGCTGCCGCATGCGCAGGCGAATTTCGGGGAGGCAAGCCGCCTCAGCCGACTGATCCGCAACGATCTTGCGAACGTGGCCGGAGATCAGGGGCGTTTCGACGAAGCGCTGGCGCAGTACGACAAGTTGATCGAAAGCTGGCAGCAGGAGCTGGGTGCCGACACCTATCGCCGTCATTTCGAGCGCTTCAGTATCGAATTCAATGTGGCGGCCACGCTCAATCAGGCGCAACGCTGGTCCGAGTCCAGCGCCCGGCTGAGACCGGTTCTGGACGATGCGCGCGAGTTGTTCGGAGACATGGATGCGCGGTCTCTGGGAATGAGTCTGGTGCTGGCCGAGGCCCTGATGCATACCGGCGATTCCGTGTCGGAGGCCGCCGAGCTGCTGGACCGGATGATCGCTCAACTCAGCGGTGTGCCCGATCGTGCCGCGCAGACGACGCTGGAACGGGCGCGCGCGTTGCGGGCACAGCTTGCGGGCTGA
- a CDS encoding NfeD family protein, which yields MFLPTEFILLWVGAAAIVVGGVSWLAPALDWKLEFVLWGVLSVAAVLAWRKLKPLSFVSERPTLNRRGESYVGRVFTLDEPIVNGVGKLRVDDSHWRISGPDCLAGDTVRVIAADGAILRVEKLD from the coding sequence ATGTTTCTGCCGACCGAGTTCATTCTGCTGTGGGTGGGCGCTGCCGCAATTGTGGTCGGCGGCGTGTCCTGGCTGGCGCCGGCCTTGGACTGGAAGCTGGAGTTCGTGCTTTGGGGCGTGCTGTCGGTGGCGGCCGTGCTGGCCTGGCGCAAGCTCAAGCCCCTGAGCTTCGTCAGCGAGCGGCCGACGCTGAATCGCCGTGGCGAATCCTATGTCGGCCGGGTGTTCACGCTGGACGAGCCGATCGTCAACGGCGTCGGCAAGCTGCGTGTCGACGACAGCCACTGGCGCATCAGCGGGCCCGATTGTCTCGCCGGCGACACCGTCCGCGTGATCGCCGCGGACGGTGCCATCCTGCGTGTGGAGAAGCTCGACTGA
- a CDS encoding CocE/NonD family hydrolase has translation MRELMPTRLLCCLAILILLQACGSSDDVDGGTNGGGDVFVDQTCEAPEAASATSYSFTSPVPQDIDPSVDPLPTTEIFLTVMLPERCEGEVFPLVLQTHGYGGSRRRELAADGALYPEHAGLTSIDEMTQALAYHNYVVVSWDQRGHGESQPRNGGGYARLNSPDMETVDARVLLDWLYDRAEEFHLWRQDDTGITKDLKVGTLGYSYGGAAQLPLAVLDRRIDTIVPVATWNNLLYSLAAGGAIKQSWIQLLCLFAVVPSDGAVVGTINTPAVNTMCNSAAVRQPLSFNVRTYDDLIERIGRDSASPHPVTEDEFIGLLDRGMGYFRRQQTAGEPWGYGEPEAKLRPVPALFLQGNRDGLFNLTDAYVNWRYFREAGGDTRLISMESGHLSPFAQQVDGPANCGGVQGVYAILAWYDHYLKGFDSEEFETLPDLCISVQSSVNAPAGPEIGIALDEMPIGSLAGVGSLPVQEDQVTVDIPLGAGRPTFVSLATIPEDDYVLAGVPTVGRITVSPGMGATHEAIALIGVGLQRNGKLYLIDDQVTGLLEGEHSTNRWLDEGDPVMLPGLGEVLQAGDEIGLLFFEQQTQYSVLLSLTSLTTTVPGGLISYLAAQPFPHPLGDVLVPVANVLTNPNPYHAELEDVRIPVFQPGVYADSQWRLPPDG, from the coding sequence ATGCGCGAACTCATGCCGACCCGACTGCTGTGCTGCCTCGCGATACTCATCCTGTTGCAAGCCTGTGGTTCCAGCGACGACGTCGATGGTGGCACCAACGGTGGCGGGGACGTGTTCGTGGATCAGACCTGCGAGGCGCCAGAGGCGGCCAGCGCCACCTCGTATTCGTTCACCAGCCCGGTGCCGCAGGACATCGATCCGAGTGTCGATCCCCTGCCGACCACCGAAATCTTCCTGACGGTGATGCTGCCCGAACGCTGCGAGGGCGAGGTCTTTCCGCTGGTGCTGCAGACGCATGGCTATGGTGGATCGCGGCGCAGGGAACTGGCGGCGGACGGTGCGCTGTACCCCGAGCACGCGGGCCTGACCTCGATCGATGAAATGACCCAGGCGCTGGCCTATCACAACTACGTGGTGGTGAGCTGGGATCAGCGCGGACATGGTGAAAGCCAGCCGCGCAATGGCGGTGGCTATGCGCGACTCAACAGTCCGGACATGGAAACCGTGGATGCCCGGGTCCTGCTCGACTGGCTCTATGATCGCGCCGAGGAATTCCACCTGTGGCGCCAGGACGACACGGGCATCACCAAGGACCTGAAAGTCGGCACGCTCGGCTACAGCTATGGCGGCGCCGCGCAGTTGCCGCTGGCGGTGCTGGATCGGCGCATCGACACGATCGTGCCGGTCGCCACCTGGAACAACCTGCTGTATTCGCTGGCTGCCGGTGGCGCGATCAAGCAATCCTGGATTCAGCTGCTGTGCCTGTTCGCCGTGGTGCCTTCGGACGGGGCGGTGGTCGGCACCATCAATACGCCGGCGGTGAACACCATGTGCAACAGCGCGGCGGTGCGCCAGCCGCTGTCGTTCAACGTCCGCACCTACGACGACCTGATCGAGCGCATCGGCCGCGATTCGGCCTCGCCGCATCCGGTGACCGAGGATGAATTCATCGGTTTGCTCGACCGGGGCATGGGCTATTTCCGTCGCCAGCAGACCGCAGGCGAGCCCTGGGGCTATGGCGAGCCGGAAGCGAAACTGAGACCGGTGCCGGCGCTGTTCCTGCAGGGCAATCGCGACGGCCTGTTCAATCTGACAGACGCTTACGTGAACTGGCGCTACTTCCGCGAGGCCGGAGGCGATACCCGGCTGATCAGCATGGAAAGCGGTCATCTCTCGCCGTTCGCGCAACAGGTGGACGGCCCCGCCAATTGCGGCGGCGTGCAAGGCGTATATGCGATTCTCGCCTGGTATGACCATTACCTGAAGGGCTTCGACAGCGAGGAATTCGAGACGCTGCCCGACTTGTGCATCTCGGTACAGTCCTCGGTGAATGCCCCGGCCGGACCGGAAATCGGCATTGCCCTGGACGAGATGCCGATCGGCAGCCTGGCGGGCGTCGGCAGCCTGCCGGTCCAGGAGGATCAGGTGACGGTCGACATCCCCTTGGGTGCGGGGCGGCCCACGTTCGTGTCCCTGGCGACGATTCCCGAGGACGATTACGTGCTGGCCGGCGTGCCGACCGTCGGTCGCATCACGGTCAGCCCCGGCATGGGGGCGACGCATGAAGCCATCGCGCTGATCGGTGTCGGCCTGCAAAGAAATGGAAAGCTGTATCTGATCGATGATCAGGTCACCGGTCTGCTCGAAGGTGAGCACAGCACCAACCGCTGGCTCGATGAGGGCGATCCGGTGATGCTGCCGGGCCTCGGCGAAGTGCTGCAGGCCGGCGATGAAATCGGTCTGCTGTTCTTCGAACAGCAGACCCAGTATTCGGTGTTGCTGTCGCTGACTTCGCTGACCACGACCGTACCGGGCGGGCTGATCAGCTATCTGGCCGCGCAGCCCTTCCCCCATCCGCTCGGAGACGTGCTGGTGCCGGTCGCCAATGTGCTGACCAATCCCAATCCCTATCACGCGGAGCTGGAAGACGTTCGCATACCGGTGTTCCAGCCTGGTGTGTATGCCGACAGCCAGTGGCGTCTGCCACCCGACGGCTGA